From a single Streptomyces rubradiris genomic region:
- the aspS gene encoding aspartate--tRNA ligase codes for MHRYRSHTCGQLRASDVGTDVRLSGWLHNRRDLGGILFIDLRDHYGITQLVARPGTPAYEALDKISKESTVRVDGRVVSRGTENVNPDLPTGEVEVEVAEVELLGAAQPLPFTINTEDGVNEERRLEYRFLDLRRERMHRNIMLRTAVIAAIRQKMTALGFNEMATPILTATSPEGARDFVVPSRLHPGRFYALPQAPQQFKQLLMISGFDRYFQIAPCFRDEDARADRSPGEFYQLDVEMSFVEQEDVFQPIERLMTELFEEFGGGRHVTSPFPRIPFREAMLKYGSDKPDLRAKLELVDITDIFEGSEFKAFAGKHVRALPVPAVQDQPRKFFDQLGDFAVSLGAKGLAWVRVGEDGTLTGPIAKFLTEENVAELTKRLSLAPGHAVFFGAGEFDEVSKIMGAVRVEAAKRAGHFEENVFRFCWIVDFPMFEKDEDTGKIDFSHNPFSMPQGGMEALETQDPLDILAWQYDIVCNGVELSSGAIRNHEPDIMLKAFEIAGYDRETTEREFAGMLRAFRFGAPPHGGIAPGVDRIVMLLADEPNIRETIAFPLNGNAQDLMMGAPTELEESRLRELHLDIRKPQPK; via the coding sequence ATGCATCGGTACAGGTCCCACACCTGCGGCCAGCTCCGCGCCTCTGACGTCGGCACCGACGTCCGGCTGAGTGGCTGGCTGCACAATCGGCGCGACCTGGGCGGCATCCTCTTCATCGATCTGCGCGACCACTACGGCATCACGCAGCTGGTCGCCCGCCCCGGCACCCCGGCGTACGAGGCCCTGGACAAGATCTCCAAGGAGTCCACGGTCCGGGTCGACGGCCGCGTGGTTTCACGTGGAACCGAGAACGTGAACCCCGACCTGCCCACCGGTGAGGTCGAGGTCGAGGTCGCCGAGGTCGAGCTGCTCGGCGCGGCCCAGCCGCTGCCCTTCACGATCAACACCGAGGACGGGGTCAACGAGGAGCGGCGCCTGGAGTACCGCTTCCTGGACCTGCGCCGCGAGCGCATGCACCGCAACATCATGCTGCGCACGGCGGTCATCGCCGCCATCCGCCAGAAGATGACGGCGCTCGGCTTCAACGAGATGGCCACCCCGATCCTGACGGCGACCTCCCCCGAGGGCGCCCGTGACTTCGTGGTCCCCTCCCGGCTGCACCCGGGCAGGTTCTACGCCCTGCCGCAGGCCCCGCAGCAGTTCAAGCAGCTGCTGATGATCTCCGGCTTCGACCGCTACTTCCAGATCGCGCCCTGCTTCCGCGACGAGGACGCCCGCGCCGACCGTTCGCCGGGCGAGTTCTACCAGCTCGACGTCGAGATGAGCTTCGTCGAGCAGGAGGACGTCTTCCAGCCGATCGAGCGGCTGATGACCGAGCTGTTCGAGGAGTTCGGCGGCGGCCGTCACGTCACCTCGCCGTTCCCGCGTATCCCGTTCCGCGAGGCGATGCTCAAGTACGGCTCCGACAAGCCGGACCTGCGCGCCAAGCTGGAACTGGTGGACATCACCGACATCTTCGAAGGCTCGGAGTTCAAGGCGTTCGCCGGCAAGCACGTGCGCGCCCTGCCCGTGCCGGCCGTCCAGGACCAGCCGCGCAAGTTCTTCGACCAGCTCGGCGACTTCGCCGTGTCGCTGGGCGCCAAGGGCCTGGCCTGGGTCCGGGTCGGCGAGGACGGCACGCTGACCGGCCCGATCGCGAAGTTCCTCACCGAGGAGAACGTCGCCGAGCTGACCAAGCGCCTGTCGCTGGCCCCCGGCCACGCCGTCTTCTTCGGCGCGGGCGAGTTCGACGAGGTCTCCAAGATCATGGGCGCGGTCCGCGTCGAGGCCGCCAAGCGCGCCGGCCACTTCGAGGAGAACGTCTTCCGGTTCTGCTGGATCGTCGACTTCCCGATGTTCGAGAAGGACGAGGACACCGGGAAGATCGACTTCTCGCACAACCCGTTCTCGATGCCGCAGGGCGGCATGGAGGCGCTGGAGACGCAGGACCCGCTGGACATCCTGGCCTGGCAGTACGACATCGTCTGCAACGGCGTCGAGCTGTCCTCCGGCGCGATCCGGAACCACGAGCCGGACATCATGCTCAAGGCGTTCGAGATCGCGGGCTACGACCGCGAGACCACCGAGCGCGAGTTCGCGGGCATGCTCCGCGCGTTCCGCTTCGGCGCCCCGCCGCACGGCGGCATCGCCCCGGGCGTGGACCGCATCGTCATGCTCCTCGCGGACGAGCCGAACATCCGTGAGACGATCGCCTTCCCGCTCAACGGCAACGCCCAGGACCTGATGATGGGCGCCCCCACCGAGCTGGAGGAGTCCCGCCTGCGCGAGCTGCACCTGGACATCCGCAAGCCGCAGCCGAAGTAG
- a CDS encoding nucleotidyl transferase AbiEii/AbiGii toxin family protein, which translates to MDIPEPHRRLLADAACAGGPYGLVLAGGYALQAHGLLSRPHADVDLATESAEPMERIAAAVGAALQERGRRVTTGAVTALTMRLTVTDPPTGEPCALALHKETFWQPPEPTGYGPALCLADAVGTKIRALYDRGAAVDLVDARACAARFSLPDLEELGRRHAHDPFDLPTLQSRLTGTDFYADRDFLRYGLAEDDIAALRAWAQAWSDDIAERLLEDGASPDAPSDDQGA; encoded by the coding sequence GTGGACATCCCCGAACCCCATCGCCGGCTCCTCGCGGACGCCGCCTGTGCGGGCGGCCCGTACGGTCTGGTGCTGGCCGGCGGCTACGCCCTCCAGGCGCACGGTCTGCTGAGCCGCCCGCACGCCGATGTCGACCTGGCCACCGAGAGCGCCGAGCCCATGGAGCGGATCGCCGCCGCCGTCGGCGCGGCCCTTCAGGAGCGGGGGCGGCGGGTGACGACCGGCGCGGTCACCGCGCTGACCATGCGGCTGACGGTGACCGATCCGCCCACCGGCGAGCCGTGCGCGCTGGCGCTGCACAAGGAGACGTTCTGGCAGCCGCCGGAGCCGACCGGCTACGGCCCGGCGCTCTGCCTCGCGGACGCCGTCGGCACGAAGATCCGGGCGCTGTACGACCGGGGCGCGGCCGTCGACCTCGTCGACGCCCGCGCCTGCGCGGCCCGCTTCTCGCTGCCGGACCTGGAGGAACTGGGCCGCCGGCACGCCCACGACCCGTTCGACCTGCCCACCCTCCAGTCGCGGCTGACGGGCACGGATTTCTACGCCGACCGGGACTTCCTCCGGTACGGCCTGGCCGAGGACGACATCGCCGCCCTGCGCGCCTGGGCGCAAGCCTGGTCCGACGACATCGCCGAACGGCTGCTGGAGGACGGCGCGTCCCCGGACGCGCCGTCCGACGATCAGGGCGCCTGA
- the metG gene encoding methionine--tRNA ligase, whose translation MARHLITSALPYINGIKHLGNMVGSMLPADVYSRYLRQRGHDVLYICATDEHGTPAELAAKEQGLPVDEFCARAHDAQKAVYDGFALAFDYFGRSSSPENVEITQHFARKLNENGFIEERAIRQVYSPADGRFLPDRYVEGTCPHCGYDKARGDQCENCTRVLDPTDLIDPRSAISGSTELEVRETKHLFLLQSKLENEVREWVSRHDKDWPQLASSIAHKWLTEGLHDRAITRDLDWGVPVPADTWPELAAEGKVFYVWFDAPIEYIGATKEWADQDPENRDWKAWWYDADDTVRYTEFMAKDNVPFHTVMFPATELGVREPWKKVDYVKAFNWLTYYGGKFSTSQKRGVFTDQALDILPADYWRYFLIANAPESDDSSFTWEHFTATVNKDLADTLGNFVNRVLSFSKKRFGEEVPAGGEPGEAEARLGEEIARLLAEYEQQMEALQFRKAAAALRALWSAGNSYLEEKAPWLEIKTDKEGAALTLRTAMNLIHLYAVVSEPLIPATSAAMRGAFALPDDTAAWVTAEEAKALAAVPAGTPFTVPPVLFAKLTDDDLAAYKERFGGEEG comes from the coding sequence ATGGCTCGACACCTCATCACCAGCGCCCTTCCGTACATCAACGGGATCAAGCACCTGGGCAACATGGTGGGGTCCATGCTCCCGGCGGACGTCTACTCCCGCTATCTGCGCCAGCGCGGCCACGACGTCCTCTACATCTGCGCGACGGACGAGCACGGCACCCCCGCGGAGCTGGCCGCCAAGGAGCAGGGCCTGCCCGTGGACGAGTTCTGCGCCCGCGCGCACGACGCGCAGAAGGCGGTCTACGACGGCTTCGCGCTCGCCTTCGACTACTTCGGCCGCAGCTCCAGCCCGGAGAACGTCGAGATCACCCAGCACTTCGCCCGCAAGCTGAACGAGAACGGCTTCATCGAGGAGCGGGCGATCCGGCAGGTCTACAGCCCGGCCGACGGCCGCTTCCTGCCGGACCGCTACGTCGAGGGCACCTGCCCGCACTGCGGCTACGACAAGGCGCGCGGCGACCAGTGCGAGAACTGCACCCGTGTGCTGGACCCGACCGACCTGATCGACCCGCGCTCGGCGATCTCCGGCTCCACCGAGCTGGAGGTCCGCGAGACCAAGCACCTCTTCCTGCTCCAGTCCAAGCTGGAGAACGAGGTCCGCGAGTGGGTCTCCCGGCACGACAAGGACTGGCCGCAGCTCGCCTCCTCCATCGCCCACAAGTGGCTGACCGAGGGCCTGCACGACCGCGCGATCACCCGCGACCTGGACTGGGGCGTCCCGGTCCCGGCGGACACCTGGCCGGAGCTGGCCGCCGAGGGCAAGGTGTTCTACGTCTGGTTCGACGCCCCGATCGAGTACATCGGCGCGACGAAGGAGTGGGCGGACCAGGACCCGGAGAACCGGGACTGGAAGGCGTGGTGGTACGACGCCGACGACACCGTCCGCTACACCGAGTTCATGGCCAAGGACAACGTCCCCTTCCACACGGTGATGTTCCCGGCCACCGAGCTGGGCGTGCGCGAGCCGTGGAAGAAGGTCGACTACGTCAAGGCGTTCAACTGGCTGACGTACTACGGCGGCAAGTTCTCCACCTCGCAGAAGCGCGGTGTCTTCACCGACCAGGCCCTGGACATCCTGCCCGCCGACTACTGGCGCTACTTCCTGATCGCCAACGCCCCGGAGTCGGACGACTCGTCGTTCACCTGGGAGCACTTCACCGCCACGGTGAACAAGGACCTGGCCGACACCCTCGGCAACTTCGTCAACCGCGTGCTGTCCTTCAGCAAGAAGCGGTTCGGCGAGGAGGTCCCGGCCGGCGGCGAGCCCGGCGAGGCGGAGGCGCGGCTCGGCGAGGAGATCGCCCGGCTGCTCGCCGAGTACGAGCAGCAGATGGAGGCCCTGCAGTTCCGCAAGGCCGCCGCCGCGCTGCGCGCCCTGTGGTCGGCCGGCAACTCCTACCTGGAGGAGAAGGCCCCCTGGCTGGAGATCAAGACGGACAAGGAGGGCGCCGCCCTCACCCTGCGCACGGCGATGAACCTGATCCACCTGTACGCGGTGGTCTCCGAGCCGCTGATCCCGGCCACCTCGGCGGCGATGCGCGGCGCCTTCGCGCTGCCGGACGACACCGCCGCCTGGGTCACCGCCGAGGAGGCCAAGGCCCTGGCCGCCGTCCCGGCCGGCACCCCGTTCACGGTGCCGCCGGTGCTGTTCGCCAAGCTGACGGACGACGACCTGGCCGCGTACAAGGAGCGCTTCGGCGGCGAGGAGGGCTGA
- a CDS encoding SpoIIE family protein phosphatase codes for MRTGEPLPSVGEVLAALATGLWHWDTAAGLVTLDAEAARLLGLPARPVTLTEAQARARLHPVDWNEVAGVVRLAAAEGTLAEVRIRVMDADGRILRVVRSRSKPSFDPERRTYELFGTLQEVTEPAPGTAAARSAVTGDWRRSREAFLLDAGRALAEARSTAEVLRVAGGLSMPGFSPDGLVVYGVEGDRLTITGQHGHHPGDMNPFSNMPLDTDYPAAEVVRTGRAVYLSSPEEYRDRYPATWPLARRFGRHSWAFLPLTAAGRTMGAWMAAFTYPVAFTPDERAVLTTVARMLAQALSRAGAAESERELAEGLQRSMLPSLGPEVPGMRIAARYIPTGGGLQVGGDWYDMIPLPSGRFALVIGDVQGHDVRAAGIMGQLRIALRAYAAEGHRPDAVLSRASRFLNGVTDGSGPGAPADPRFATCLYVEADPVTGLLEVARAGHPDPVIRMADGTVMMRPTAGGLPLGVDPDADYPTTRFTLEPDETLMLCTDGLIETGGHDLESGWRRLRVLLEDHRPGEYRQEDLEELADALVQAVHGPSSHHTTGPLADRREDDIALVLLCRPAAACGRDGTATAGPPVRRTLLSVAQDEPDRIAEARQHLRELLHDWASPEQVDSAVLLVSEMVTNVLVHTDADALLLAEVLCGEGGRRLRVEVFDTGDDLPHKRRPGELASSGRGLMLIELLADTWGVVPRGEGKSIWFELGERTGAKAPGTPPGSYVP; via the coding sequence ATGCGCACAGGCGAGCCCCTGCCGTCCGTCGGGGAGGTCCTCGCCGCCCTCGCGACCGGGCTGTGGCACTGGGACACGGCCGCCGGCCTGGTCACCCTGGACGCGGAGGCGGCGCGGCTGCTCGGGCTGCCCGCGCGGCCGGTCACCCTCACCGAGGCCCAGGCCCGGGCCCGGCTGCACCCCGTCGACTGGAACGAGGTCGCCGGGGTGGTGCGGCTGGCCGCCGCCGAGGGCACCCTCGCCGAGGTCCGCATCCGGGTCATGGACGCCGACGGCCGCATCCTGCGGGTCGTCCGCAGCCGCTCCAAGCCGTCCTTCGACCCCGAGCGGCGCACCTACGAACTCTTCGGCACCCTCCAGGAGGTGACCGAGCCCGCCCCGGGCACGGCCGCGGCCCGCAGCGCGGTCACCGGCGACTGGCGGCGCTCCCGGGAGGCGTTCCTGCTGGACGCGGGCCGGGCGCTGGCCGAGGCGCGGTCCACGGCCGAGGTGCTGCGGGTGGCGGGGGGCCTGTCGATGCCCGGCTTCTCCCCGGACGGGCTCGTGGTCTACGGCGTGGAGGGCGACCGGCTGACGATCACCGGCCAGCACGGACACCACCCCGGCGACATGAACCCCTTCTCCAACATGCCGCTGGACACCGACTACCCGGCCGCCGAGGTGGTCCGCACCGGGCGGGCCGTCTACCTGTCCTCCCCGGAGGAGTACCGGGACCGCTACCCGGCCACCTGGCCGCTCGCCCGGCGCTTCGGCCGCCACTCGTGGGCGTTCCTGCCGCTGACGGCCGCCGGGCGCACGATGGGCGCCTGGATGGCCGCGTTCACCTACCCGGTGGCGTTCACGCCCGACGAGCGCGCGGTGCTCACCACGGTCGCCCGGATGCTCGCCCAGGCGCTGTCCCGGGCCGGTGCCGCCGAGTCGGAGCGGGAGCTGGCGGAGGGCCTGCAACGCTCCATGCTGCCGTCGCTGGGTCCCGAGGTCCCGGGGATGCGGATCGCCGCCCGGTACATCCCGACCGGCGGCGGACTCCAGGTGGGCGGCGACTGGTACGACATGATCCCGCTGCCCTCCGGCCGCTTCGCCCTGGTCATCGGGGACGTCCAGGGCCATGACGTGCGCGCCGCCGGGATCATGGGCCAGCTGCGGATCGCGCTGCGCGCCTACGCCGCCGAGGGACACCGGCCGGACGCCGTGCTCTCCCGCGCCTCCCGCTTCCTGAACGGGGTCACCGACGGCTCCGGGCCCGGCGCCCCCGCCGACCCGCGCTTCGCGACCTGCCTGTACGTGGAGGCCGACCCGGTGACCGGCCTGCTGGAGGTCGCCCGCGCCGGGCACCCGGACCCGGTGATCCGGATGGCGGACGGCACGGTGATGATGCGGCCGACGGCGGGCGGGCTGCCGCTGGGCGTCGACCCGGACGCCGACTACCCGACGACCCGGTTCACCCTCGAACCCGACGAGACGCTGATGCTGTGCACCGACGGCCTGATCGAGACCGGCGGGCACGACCTGGAGAGCGGCTGGCGCAGGCTGCGGGTGCTGCTGGAGGACCACCGCCCGGGGGAGTACCGCCAGGAGGACCTGGAGGAGCTGGCCGACGCGCTGGTGCAGGCGGTGCACGGGCCGTCCTCGCACCACACCACCGGCCCGCTGGCCGACCGCCGCGAGGACGACATCGCGCTGGTGCTGCTGTGCCGGCCGGCCGCGGCCTGCGGACGCGACGGCACCGCCACGGCCGGGCCCCCGGTGCGGCGCACCCTGCTGTCGGTGGCCCAGGACGAGCCGGACCGGATCGCCGAGGCCCGCCAGCACCTGCGCGAGCTGCTGCACGACTGGGCCTCGCCCGAGCAGGTGGACTCGGCGGTGCTGCTGGTCTCCGAGATGGTCACCAACGTGCTGGTGCACACCGACGCCGACGCGCTGCTGCTCGCCGAGGTCCTCTGCGGCGAGGGCGGGCGGCGGCTGCGGGTGGAGGTCTTCGACACCGGCGACGACCTCCCGCACAAGCGCCGCCCCGGCGAACTGGCCTCCTCCGGCCGCGGCCTGATGCTGATCGAACTCCTCGCGGACACGTGGGGGGTGGTCCCCCGGGGCGAGGGCAAGAGCATCTGGTTCGAACTGGGGGAACGGACGGGGGCGAAAGCGCCCGGGACCCCGCCGGGCTCGTACGTCCCGTAG
- a CDS encoding polysaccharide lyase family 1 protein, with translation MAAPSHRRSLRKRRLAVVSAAVVAAGVGAGVFVLNANADGVDLYHQTLPAKDGWAASGTGTTGGAKADSAHTFTVSTRAQLVKALGSASDTTPRIIKVKGTIDANTDDSGRKLTCADYAAGTGYSLSAYLKAYDPATYGRSKLPSGTQEKARAAAQAKQAKTIVFKVPANTTIVGVPGTNAGITGGMLQIQNVDNVIVRNLTFSATEDCFPQWDPTDGDDGNWNSDYDSVTLRGATHVWADHNTFTDAPHFDKANPKYFGREYQIHDGALDITKGSDLVTVERNRFTDHDKTMLIGSSDKDSTGKLRVTIHHNVWKGIVQRAPLARLGQIHLYNNVYDTTTVNGYAPQYSVNSRAKAQVVAQANYWTVPSGGKVAKLLSGDGTGSVAGSGNLVNGTVTDLVAAYNAASSKKIKTTVNWTPALTAGLETSAKNLPAELENTTGAGVLK, from the coding sequence GTGGCAGCTCCCTCCCACCGCCGGTCCCTCCGCAAGCGGCGCCTCGCCGTCGTGTCCGCCGCCGTCGTGGCCGCGGGCGTGGGCGCCGGGGTGTTCGTGCTGAACGCGAACGCCGACGGCGTCGACCTGTACCACCAGACCCTCCCCGCCAAGGACGGCTGGGCCGCCTCCGGCACGGGGACCACCGGCGGCGCGAAGGCCGACTCCGCGCACACCTTCACCGTCTCCACCCGCGCCCAGCTCGTGAAGGCGCTCGGCTCGGCCTCGGACACCACGCCCCGCATCATCAAGGTCAAGGGCACGATCGACGCCAACACCGACGACAGCGGCAGGAAGCTGACCTGCGCCGACTACGCGGCCGGCACCGGCTACTCGCTGTCCGCCTACCTCAAGGCCTACGACCCGGCCACCTACGGCCGCTCCAAGCTGCCCTCGGGCACCCAGGAGAAGGCCCGCGCCGCCGCCCAGGCCAAGCAGGCGAAGACCATCGTCTTCAAGGTGCCGGCCAACACCACGATCGTGGGTGTGCCCGGCACCAATGCCGGGATCACCGGCGGCATGCTCCAGATCCAGAACGTGGACAACGTCATCGTCCGCAATCTGACCTTCTCCGCCACCGAGGACTGCTTCCCGCAGTGGGACCCCACCGACGGCGACGACGGCAACTGGAACTCCGACTACGACTCGGTCACCCTGCGCGGCGCGACCCACGTCTGGGCGGACCACAACACGTTCACCGACGCCCCCCACTTCGACAAGGCCAACCCGAAGTACTTCGGCCGCGAGTACCAGATCCACGACGGGGCCCTGGACATCACCAAGGGCTCCGACCTGGTGACCGTCGAGCGCAACCGGTTCACCGACCACGACAAGACGATGCTGATCGGCTCCAGCGACAAGGACAGCACCGGCAAGCTGCGCGTGACGATCCACCACAACGTGTGGAAGGGCATCGTCCAGCGGGCCCCGCTGGCGCGCCTCGGCCAGATTCACCTCTACAACAACGTGTACGACACGACGACCGTCAACGGCTACGCGCCCCAGTACAGCGTCAACTCCCGCGCGAAGGCCCAGGTGGTCGCGCAGGCCAACTACTGGACGGTGCCGAGCGGCGGCAAGGTCGCCAAGCTGCTCAGCGGCGACGGCACCGGCTCGGTCGCGGGCAGCGGCAACCTGGTCAACGGCACGGTCACCGACCTGGTCGCCGCGTACAACGCCGCGAGCTCCAAGAAGATCAAGACGACCGTGAACTGGACCCCGGCGCTCACCGCGGGCCTTGAGACCTCGGCGAAGAACCTGCCGGCGGAGCTGGAGAACACCACCGGCGCGGGCGTGCTGAAGTAA